The Haloplasma contractile SSD-17B sequence CGGTACATCATATGGAACTGCCTTAACATATTCAGCATTTTCATGCACATATTTAATTTTTCCGTTATCTTCTAACATACGAACCTGACCAAAAAACGGAATATCTACTGCTTCATTTTCTTTACGAACGTCCCATACAAATCCTTTTTGTAACCACTGATCAGGAACCTCTACTTGGTATCCGTCAATAATACGTTGTTCAAAGAATCCATAACGATAGCGGATTCCGTTACCATGTCCAGGATACCCGAGTGAAGCGATTGAATCCAAGAAACAAGCTGCTAAACGTCCCAGTCCACCATTTCCTAAACCTGGATCCGCTTCTTTGTCTTCAATCTCATTTAAATCAAGACTTAAATCATCAAATGCTTCTTCTACAAGGTTACGAATTCCTAGGTTTGTTAAATTATTTGTTAATAAACGTCCCATTAAGAATTCCATCGAGAAATAGTACGTCTGTTTTTGATTTGATTTCTTAAGTGCACCTTGAGTCTCAATCCAGTTATTACTTGCATATTCGCGAACCATCGTTGCAAGAGTAAAATATTTTTCGTTCATCGTAGTTTCATCAAATCGTTTACCGAACATCTCTTCAACTCGTTTAACGTATGCTTCTTTGAATACTTTTTTATTCTTAAATAAACTCGTTGTCATATTAAACACCTCTTTGAATTTTCATTTTCATTTTCATTTTTGATTATAGCATAAATTTTGGCGAAAAAGGTAATAGAATTCATTGTAATCGGTAACAGATTTATAAACTAGGTTATATTTTTAGTAATTCTCTATATAAGTGGTCATACTTAATAGCCGACTGCTTCCATGAAAAATTACAGGATAACGCAGTAATTACTAAGTGGTCCCAATGATCCCCGTTCTTGTAAAACGTTAGCGCACGTTTAATCGTATATTTCATATCATGTGCGTTATAGTTAGTAAAACTAAAGCCATTTCCTGTTCGCATGAATTCATTGTAAGATTTGACGGTATCATTAAGACCACCTGTTTCCCTTACAATAGGAATCGTTCCATAGCGAAGTGCGATAAGTTGTGAAAGACCACAAGGTTCAAATCGAGACGGCATCAAGAATAAATCACTACCTGCATAAAGTCTGTTTGCATTAAATGAATCATATCCTATATATATTCTTACACGATTAGGGTATTTTTTTTCAAGTTTTGTCAATATTGTTTCATAATTTTTATTTCCTGATCCAAGAAGAATCAACTGAATATTTGTTTCTGCCATTAATTCATCAAAGATTGCTAGTAATAAATCAATTCCTTTTTGCTCTACAAGTCGTGTAATCATACTAATAATAGGAATACTTTTATCAACTTTTAGATTACAGGTGTATTGTAAATGTATTTTATTCTCAATCTTATTTTGATAAGATTTAACATTATAATTTTTTATTAAATTTGAATCTGTCTCTGGGTTATAGACGTCTAGGTCTATACCATTTAATATACCAGATAGGTCCTTCGCTCTTGACTTTATCAGACAATTTAGTCCCTCACCAAAGTAAGCATGTTGAATCTCTTTACTATACGTCTCACTAACAGTAGTAATTCGATTTGCATTCTCTATAGCGATTTCTAAAAAGTTAATATCATTATGTTTTAAGATAGAATCATGTAAAACAGGATGTTCATTATGAAAAATCCCTTGATATGCTAGATTGTGAATGGTTAAAATACTTCTTATATGTTCTAATTGATTTTCTTTTATCAATAGAGGGAGTAGTCCTGCATGCCAATCATGAACATGAACAAGATCAGGTGTAAGTGTTCCTAGATTCAATAATTCAACAACAGCTTTATTGAATAGGTAAAAACGCTCAAAATCATCGTCATAGTCATAAGGACGATCTCGATTAAAATAATCGCCAACTTTTAATAAATAGTATGTTAACCCTCTTTTTTTCAGGGTATATAATGTAGTTGATACTTCTTTATTTTTAAAGTGAATGTTGAATGTTATTTCAAGTTGCAAACACTTAGAATAGGACTCTTCAATTGTTTTATACAGTGGAATACAAACCAAAGAACAAGTTCCCAATGAGCGTTGTTCCTTCGGCAGTGAACCAATTACATCGGCTAAACCTCCTGTTTTTATAAAAGGATAACACTCGGATGCAACATGTAATATCTTATAATGATCATTATTTAAAAGTCGGTCTTCTTTTTTGATGACTAAAGGTTTGTCTCTTGTTCCCTTTAACACAACATTCTCTCCAATCGTAACGCGTTTATCTAGGATACAGTGTTCAAGGACTGCATGTTTTTTTATTGTACTTCCTTGCATAACAATAGAATTTTTTACAGTTGAACCCTCGTTAATGATTACATCTCGTGAGATCACACTACCCGAAACTTCTCCTAGTATAGTCGCGCCATTTGCAATTATAGAATTTAATACGTCTGCATGTTGACCATATAAGGTCGGTGCTGAATCTTTCGTCTTTGTCAAAATTGGATTATATGTAGTGAATATTGTTTTTCCTATATCAAAATTTAGCATATCCATATTTGCTTTATAATACTCGTAAATAGAATTAATTTTTTTCGTATAGCTTTTATGGTAAAAATAATTAAATGTTAGGTCGTGACTAAACGCACTAACATCATACAGATGTCTAAACCCTAAATAATCACATCGTAGTACTAATTCAATTAATAACTCCTTCTTCAATAGAAACGTTCCTAGTCTCTTATTTTGGTGTAATACTTCTGTTATATCAGCATCTGATCTTATATGGTCTTTTAATACAGTATTGAAGTCAATATTCCAAACAATCACACCACAAGTGACGATGACATATGTTTGTGTACTTCTTGTTAAGTATTCCAAATGTTCTTTTATACGATCAAATGTAATCATCTTTTCACTCGACTCGACCATTTCTAGTGGAGGTAAAATAAACAGTCCATCACGCTTTCGATCAAGTTCCCAGGCCTTACCTGATCCCACATGATCATATAGTGAACGATAGTTAGCATTGGGAAAGATGGCAACATTTCTTACCCCCGAGTTTATAAGATTCGATAAGGCGAAGTCAATCAATCGATATTTCGCTCCAAATGGAATTGCACTTGGTAACCTTGGAATGGTAAGAGGTTCTAATCCTTTACATAGTATGCTAGCATCAATTATCCCTAATAAATCATTTTTCATAATTATATCTCCTCTGAAAGTGATGTGATAATCTCTTCAGTTATAAGTAAGACCTTGTCGCCACCTATAAAAGTAGCGTTGTCAGGTATTCTTACACCATCCTGTACAATTGCCCGACTGATGATACAATTCTTTCCAATAGATACATTTGGCATAACTACAGAGTCGATGACTTCACTACCTTTATCAATCAAACCGTGACTTGAAATTACAGAATGATTCACTTTACCTAGCACAATGGTTCCATCACTGACTAAAGAGTTTCTTATCTGTCCTGACGGAAAGATATGATGAGCTGGCATATTAGGATTCACTGAGTAGATTCGCCAATCTTTATCCTTTAAATTTAACTGTTCATTGGAGTCAATTAAATCCATATTTGTTTTCCATAAACTATCGATTGTACCTACATCACGCCAATATCCTTTAAAACGGTATCCATAAACATTCATTTGATGATTTAAGTAATAAGGGAGCACATCCTTACCAAAATCGAGTTCATCCTGTTCACATATTAACTGTTTCAGCGTTTCCTTTAATCGTCTCCAATTAAAAATATAAATTCCCATTGATGCATAGTTACTTTTTGGTTTTTGGGGTTTTTCTTCAAACTCTAAAACACGATTTTGATTATCAAGTTCTAATATTCCAAAGCGATTGGCTTCTTCTTTTGAAACTTCAACACTTGCGATAGTAACATCTGCATCATTAGCGACGTGTTCATCCAACATCTTTTGGTAATCCATTTTGTAGACATGGTCTCCTGATAGAATGAGCACATGATTTGGATTATAGTAATCAATATAATTTCGATGCTGATAAACTGCAGCTGCTGTTCCATTCTGCCATAAAGCATGCTCATGTTTAGACGTAAAAGGAGGTAGTACAGTGACGCCTCCATTCCCAATATCCAAATCCCAATCTGCACCAATTCCAACATAGGAATTAAGTTCAACTGGTTCATACTGAGTGAGAACACCTATTGTATCAATCCCACTATTAACACAATTACTTAACGAAAAATCAATCATACGGTATTTTGCTCCAAAAAAAATAGCAGGTTTAGCATTGTTATGCGTTAACTCTTTTAATCGAGTTCCTTTACCACCTGCTAATAGTATTGCTATCATTTCTTTACTGACCATATAGACACTCCTTATATCTAGATTCCTCTAATCAATCTCTAATATCATTTCATTATATGTAAGAGACTAGGTCTTTATAAGTAGAAAACGTATCCACAAAGTATCTATTATTTGGGCTCTGTTAAGATAAATCTTAATGTAAGATTATATTTTAACAGAGCCCTAATTTTATTCGTCTCCCTTTTGTAATATAACAGAGACAGTTAAATATATGTTTTTAAACCTAATCATACTAATATAAGGTTATAATCTTACCTAGTACATATTATGTGAACTTTCTTTTTAAACATAACATTCATCAATATAAATACATTAGCACTAGCTTAAACTTAATTTTTAAACGTGATATATGAAATAGATAATGGAGCAATAGTTAACGATAAGCATTGATCAAAACCATGAATTCCTTCATTTATTGTTAGAAGGTCTCCACCATTATACTGGTCTGATCCCCCATAAATACTCTTATCACTATTGATAATTTCAGAATATACGCCAGAATGAGGTACCCCTATTTTATAATCTTGGTAAACGAGTGGCGTACAGTTCATTACAATAATAACTAAATCCTGATCATTCTTCCCAAATCGAATAAAAGAATAGATACTTTGTTCATTATTATTTGCATCTATCCATCTAAAACCATTATGTGAGTGATCGAGTTCATATAAAGCTTTATGACTTCTATACACCCCTATGATATCTTTAACAAATCGGTTTGCACTATTGTGTGTTGGATAGTCGAAAAGATTCCAATCTAACTGATCATGATCCTTCCATTCATGCATTTGAGCAAACTCGCCACCCATAAATATTAA is a genomic window containing:
- a CDS encoding glucose-1-phosphate adenylyltransferase, with translation MVSKEMIAILLAGGKGTRLKELTHNNAKPAIFFGAKYRMIDFSLSNCVNSGIDTIGVLTQYEPVELNSYVGIGADWDLDIGNGGVTVLPPFTSKHEHALWQNGTAAAVYQHRNYIDYYNPNHVLILSGDHVYKMDYQKMLDEHVANDADVTIASVEVSKEEANRFGILELDNQNRVLEFEEKPQKPKSNYASMGIYIFNWRRLKETLKQLICEQDELDFGKDVLPYYLNHQMNVYGYRFKGYWRDVGTIDSLWKTNMDLIDSNEQLNLKDKDWRIYSVNPNMPAHHIFPSGQIRNSLVSDGTIVLGKVNHSVISSHGLIDKGSEVIDSVVMPNVSIGKNCIISRAIVQDGVRIPDNATFIGGDKVLLITEEIITSLSEEI
- a CDS encoding glycogen/starch synthase, with the translated sequence MKNDLLGIIDASILCKGLEPLTIPRLPSAIPFGAKYRLIDFALSNLINSGVRNVAIFPNANYRSLYDHVGSGKAWELDRKRDGLFILPPLEMVESSEKMITFDRIKEHLEYLTRSTQTYVIVTCGVIVWNIDFNTVLKDHIRSDADITEVLHQNKRLGTFLLKKELLIELVLRCDYLGFRHLYDVSAFSHDLTFNYFYHKSYTKKINSIYEYYKANMDMLNFDIGKTIFTTYNPILTKTKDSAPTLYGQHADVLNSIIANGATILGEVSGSVISRDVIINEGSTVKNSIVMQGSTIKKHAVLEHCILDKRVTIGENVVLKGTRDKPLVIKKEDRLLNNDHYKILHVASECYPFIKTGGLADVIGSLPKEQRSLGTCSLVCIPLYKTIEESYSKCLQLEITFNIHFKNKEVSTTLYTLKKRGLTYYLLKVGDYFNRDRPYDYDDDFERFYLFNKAVVELLNLGTLTPDLVHVHDWHAGLLPLLIKENQLEHIRSILTIHNLAYQGIFHNEHPVLHDSILKHNDINFLEIAIENANRITTVSETYSKEIQHAYFGEGLNCLIKSRAKDLSGILNGIDLDVYNPETDSNLIKNYNVKSYQNKIENKIHLQYTCNLKVDKSIPIISMITRLVEQKGIDLLLAIFDELMAETNIQLILLGSGNKNYETILTKLEKKYPNRVRIYIGYDSFNANRLYAGSDLFLMPSRFEPCGLSQLIALRYGTIPIVRETGGLNDTVKSYNEFMRTGNGFSFTNYNAHDMKYTIKRALTFYKNGDHWDHLVITALSCNFSWKQSAIKYDHLYRELLKI